A part of Periophthalmus magnuspinnatus isolate fPerMag1 chromosome 19, fPerMag1.2.pri, whole genome shotgun sequence genomic DNA contains:
- the LOC117387451 gene encoding somatostatin receptor type 5 has translation MGYKACRCLIEALAFHKQEEFVATWVKVTAILYLIVCVMGLAGNILVITAILKLDKLSSSTTVYIFNLALADGLFMIGLPFIASQNFQNAWMFGDMACKVVMVLDGINQFTSVFCLTMMSVDRYLALLNPLRFASWRTPRFAKIVSSILWFFSLLTILPMALHFTAEQGLCMPELASDAWWLGVLSYTFVIGFALPFTVMTASYTALICTFRSQRLRALSPNQESQRLERQVTKMVVGVVVVFGICWLPFYTFNFCSLYHVGLVQNFARAFELVVLLSYSWSCANPILYACLSDTFRHHFRVLLCPAHKSAPTMQCSTEHYDLNDTRLPDITILA, from the exons ATGGGCTATAAGGCATGCAGGTGTTTGATTGAGGCTCTGGCATtccacaaacaggaa GAGTTTGTTGCCACTTGGGTAAAGGT CACGGCGATCTTGTACCTCATTGTTTGTGTCATGGGTCTTGCTGGGAACATTTTGGTCATCACTGCCATTTTGAAACTCGACAAACTATCTTCCTCGACAACGGTGTATATTTTCAACTTGGCTCTAGCTGACGGACTTTTCATGATTGGTCTACCATTCATCGCAAGCCAAAATTTCCAAAATGCATGGATGTTTGGGGATATGGCTTGCAAAGTTGTCATGGTACTAGATGGAATCAACCAATTTACAAGCGTCTTCTGTCTTACCATGATGAGTGTCGATCGGTATTTGGCACTGTTGAATCCGCTGCGGTTCGCTAGCTGGAGGACTCCGCGTTTTGCCAAGATTGTGTCATCGATCTTGTGGTTCTTCTCGCTTCTCACCATTCTTCCAATGGCGCTGCATTTCACTGCTGAACAAGGATTGTGCATGCCGGAACTAGCTTCAGATGCGTGGTGGCTAGGCGTCCTTTCATATACATTCGTGATAGGATTCGCTTTGCCATTCACGGTCATGACGGCTTCCTACACAGCTCTGATTTGTACCTTTAGATCGCAGCGTCTCCGTGCACTTTCACCGAATCAGGAAAGCCAACGGTTGGAGCGACAAGTTACGAAAATGGTGGTCGGTGTAGTGGTTGTTTTCGGGATTTGCTGGTtgccattttacacatttaatttCTGCTCACTGTATCATGTTGGACTGGTTCAAAATTTCGCAAGAGCATTCGAATTGGTGGTACTTTTGTCGTATTCCTGGAGCTGCGCCAACCCCATCCTCTATGCGTGCCTCTCCGACACATTCCGACATCACTTCCGAGTGCTCCTCTGCCCAGCTCATAAGTCGGCTCCCACAATGCAGTGCAGCACAGAACATTATGATCTGAATGACACTCGCCTACCGGATATTACCATTCTCgcatag